A single region of the Sulfurospirillum arsenophilum NBRC 109478 genome encodes:
- a CDS encoding MotE family protein has product MKRLWILVVGTLLCADTIDCTKVFEERRGELLREVEKIDEARQSFEALKAATNALFEKQKSALKEKENGIAKTKAEIEAKEKQITLMLEENKKLLDQVQAKKSDKLDETYIKMKDAAAAAIIEKLPVHEGAAMMFGLPSKKVSQIMAKMNPQIASEIMQQLKKGPPFVENNQTK; this is encoded by the coding sequence ATGAAACGTCTTTGGATCTTAGTAGTAGGTACGTTATTGTGTGCAGATACCATTGATTGTACAAAAGTCTTTGAAGAGCGTAGAGGCGAGCTTTTACGCGAAGTTGAAAAAATTGATGAAGCCCGTCAATCGTTTGAAGCACTCAAAGCCGCTACCAATGCCCTCTTTGAAAAGCAAAAGAGTGCGCTCAAAGAGAAAGAAAATGGTATTGCTAAAACCAAAGCGGAGATTGAAGCAAAAGAGAAACAGATCACTTTGATGCTTGAAGAAAATAAAAAGCTTTTAGATCAGGTTCAAGCAAAGAAAAGTGACAAGTTAGACGAAACCTATATTAAGATGAAAGACGCAGCAGCAGCAGCAATTATTGAAAAACTTCCTGTGCATGAGGGAGCTGCTATGATGTTTGGCTTACCTTCAAAAAAAGTCTCACAAATTATGGCAAAAATGAATCCTCAAATTGCTTCTGAAATTATGCAACAACTCAAAAAAGGCCCTCCTTTTGTTGAGAACAACCAAACAAAATAG
- a CDS encoding DUF507 family protein: MKIRLPHAPYIANKIAIDILNCGFVTMLKGLEPIVKVAEDLIVADIKQETALEERVTEILDQNEDEMEFQRVDRRNMFWLIKKKLAHEFGVILSYEDRYNDIAHKILEICWKTGLIEYNVTENRVKNVVYTAIETYIAHFQEIENDVADKISNYKRKLVPGSEEYDLIFEKLYEEELRRRGMLV, translated from the coding sequence ATGAAAATCAGATTACCTCATGCCCCTTATATTGCCAATAAGATAGCGATCGATATTTTAAATTGTGGATTTGTTACCATGCTTAAGGGCTTAGAGCCTATTGTAAAAGTCGCAGAGGATTTGATTGTTGCCGATATAAAACAAGAGACTGCGCTCGAAGAGCGTGTGACAGAGATATTGGATCAAAATGAAGATGAGATGGAGTTTCAAAGGGTTGACCGCAGAAACATGTTCTGGCTCATCAAGAAAAAGCTCGCACATGAGTTTGGTGTCATTTTGTCATACGAAGATAGATACAACGACATTGCCCACAAAATTTTAGAGATTTGTTGGAAAACGGGACTCATAGAGTACAATGTTACGGAAAATCGTGTTAAAAATGTTGTTTATACAGCGATTGAGACGTATATTGCACATTTTCAAGAGATTGAAAATGATGTAGCGGACAAGATCTCAAATTATAAACGCAAATTAGTTCCAGGCTCAGAAGAGTATGATTTAATTTTTGAAAAGCTCTATGAAGAAGAGTTAAGAAGAA
- a CDS encoding flagellar export protein FliJ — MKSQFSKIAKIRKQKRDAIERELMKSQNKERMLNHKITTLYEEIAAVQMPKEGLVSALLIVGEQKSILNREKKRCEQELFVVQRTTKQLQGEYQKAHVEYEKIKYLEEQELQAMMDKIKREEQLYLDEISTMLFAGQLSQKR, encoded by the coding sequence ATGAAAAGTCAGTTCTCCAAGATTGCTAAAATTCGTAAACAAAAGCGTGATGCGATTGAGCGAGAACTGATGAAAAGTCAAAATAAAGAACGTATGCTTAACCATAAGATTACAACGTTATACGAGGAAATTGCTGCTGTGCAGATGCCGAAAGAGGGATTGGTTTCCGCTCTTCTTATTGTGGGTGAGCAAAAAAGCATTTTAAATCGTGAAAAAAAGCGATGTGAGCAAGAGCTTTTTGTGGTGCAACGCACTACGAAACAACTTCAAGGTGAATACCAAAAAGCGCATGTTGAATACGAAAAAATCAAATACCTTGAAGAGCAAGAACTCCAAGCTATGATGGATAAGATCAAACGCGAAGAGCAACTCTATTTGGATGAAATATCAACGATGTTGTTTGCAGGTCAACTAAGTCAAAAAAGGTAA
- a CDS encoding adenylosuccinate synthase, whose translation MKADMIVGIQWGDEGKGKIVDLLAQDYDVVCRYQGGHNAGHTIWVDGVRYALHLIPSGILNPKALNVIGNGVVVSPEALIKEMAQFDKLEGRLFVSDKAHMILNHHILIDQAKEKLRGAKAIGTTGRGIGPSYGSKIERSGHRLGELRDTNKLALSLVEFYDENRALFSALGIITPNFETLKKELDGYAKVLLPFLTDTTHMVWTCLDENKKVLLEGAQGTMLDIDHGTYPFVTSSNTISAGACVGLGLNPKDIGKVTGIVKAYCTRVGNGPFPTEDFGIEGDQLREKGHEYGTSTGRARRCGWFDAVACRYASRINGCDDLSIMKLDVLDGFETIKVCVAYEINGKRVETLPEDLENITPIYEELPGWESVVGCRKFEDLPAQAKAYLKRLEVLTGTKIGLVSTSPDRNDTIIL comes from the coding sequence ATGAAAGCTGATATGATCGTAGGAATTCAATGGGGTGATGAGGGAAAAGGAAAGATCGTTGATCTTTTAGCGCAAGATTACGATGTCGTGTGCCGCTATCAAGGTGGTCACAACGCAGGTCATACGATCTGGGTTGACGGTGTACGCTATGCACTTCACTTAATTCCTTCTGGTATTTTAAACCCAAAAGCACTGAATGTCATTGGCAATGGTGTTGTTGTTTCTCCTGAGGCATTGATTAAAGAGATGGCACAGTTTGATAAATTAGAGGGACGTCTTTTTGTGAGCGATAAAGCGCACATGATTCTTAATCATCATATTTTAATTGATCAGGCCAAAGAAAAACTTCGAGGGGCAAAAGCCATCGGTACAACAGGTCGAGGTATTGGACCAAGTTATGGCAGTAAAATTGAGCGTAGTGGACACCGTTTGGGAGAGCTTCGCGATACTAATAAACTCGCACTTTCGTTAGTTGAATTTTACGATGAAAACAGAGCACTTTTTAGCGCTCTTGGCATTATCACTCCTAATTTTGAGACGTTAAAGAAAGAGTTAGATGGTTATGCAAAAGTACTTTTACCGTTTTTAACTGACACGACACATATGGTGTGGACATGTTTAGATGAAAACAAAAAAGTATTGTTAGAAGGTGCGCAAGGTACGATGCTCGATATCGACCATGGAACCTACCCGTTTGTAACCAGTTCAAATACGATTAGTGCGGGTGCTTGTGTTGGTCTTGGACTCAATCCTAAAGACATCGGTAAAGTAACGGGTATTGTTAAAGCATACTGTACACGTGTGGGTAATGGGCCATTCCCGACAGAAGATTTTGGCATCGAGGGTGATCAACTACGTGAAAAAGGGCACGAATACGGCACTTCAACAGGCCGTGCACGTCGTTGTGGTTGGTTTGATGCAGTTGCTTGTCGATATGCTAGTCGTATCAATGGTTGTGATGATCTCTCCATTATGAAACTTGATGTACTGGATGGATTTGAAACCATTAAAGTGTGTGTTGCTTATGAAATTAATGGCAAGCGCGTCGAGACATTGCCAGAAGATTTAGAAAATATAACTCCTATTTATGAAGAACTTCCAGGTTGGGAAAGTGTTGTGGGCTGTCGTAAATTTGAAGATCTCCCCGCACAAGCAAAAGCATATCTCAAACGTCTTGAAGTTTTAACAGGAACAAAAATAGGACTGGTATCAACTAGCCCTGATAGAAACGATACGATTATATTGTAA
- a CDS encoding ATP phosphoribosyltransferase regulatory subunit, with amino-acid sequence MIYEHEIPTGSKLYFGESAKLKRQLENVASELFYDAGFEEIVTPFFSYHQHKSIDEKELLRFSDEQNHIVSLRADSTMDVVRLSTKRVGRSTNHSKWFYIQPVFRYPSHEVHQIGAELIGEENLSLSIATSLSIFEKFSLKPLLHVSNINIPKILSEMLNLDLKIFEKGELQKLLALDIPWLTKLTCLQTLEELEAVIKEVPDVLKVELEKLKALSAHITYDNVVFSPLYYVKMRYYNALFFRFIHKNFTLGVGGSYDCEGIGSSGFGLYTDDLIEILIKRDGH; translated from the coding sequence ATGATTTATGAGCACGAGATACCCACAGGGAGTAAGCTTTATTTTGGAGAGAGTGCCAAGTTAAAGCGTCAGCTTGAAAATGTGGCAAGTGAACTCTTTTACGATGCAGGTTTTGAAGAGATTGTGACACCTTTTTTCTCCTATCATCAGCATAAAAGCATTGATGAAAAAGAGTTGTTGCGTTTTTCAGATGAGCAAAATCATATTGTCTCTCTAAGAGCGGATAGTACGATGGACGTGGTGCGTTTAAGCACCAAGCGTGTTGGGAGAAGTACGAATCATTCTAAATGGTTTTACATCCAACCCGTTTTTCGCTATCCAAGCCATGAGGTGCATCAAATTGGGGCAGAGCTTATTGGCGAAGAGAATTTGAGCTTGAGTATTGCGACCAGTTTGTCCATATTTGAGAAATTTTCACTCAAACCACTTTTACATGTAAGCAATATTAACATCCCGAAAATCTTATCAGAGATGTTGAACTTAGATCTCAAAATCTTTGAAAAAGGCGAGCTTCAAAAGCTATTGGCACTGGATATTCCATGGCTTACAAAGCTTACGTGTTTGCAAACATTAGAGGAGCTTGAAGCGGTCATTAAAGAAGTTCCTGATGTGCTTAAAGTGGAACTTGAAAAGCTAAAAGCGCTCTCGGCGCATATTACGTACGATAATGTCGTCTTTTCACCGCTTTACTATGTGAAAATGCGCTATTATAATGCACTGTTTTTTAGATTTATTCATAAAAATTTTACGCTGGGTGTTGGTGGAAGTTATGACTGTGAGGGTATTGGCTCAAGCGGTTTTGGTCTTTACACCGATGATTTGATCGAAATACTAATTAAAAGAGATGGACACTAA